CGCTGACCTGTGAACCCAGGGCATGATAAAAACTGGCAAACTCGATGCCGATCGCACCTGCCCCCACGATCACCAGGCGCTTGGGCACACTGTGCGGCACCAGTGCTTGGCGATAGGTCCAGAAATACTGGCCGTCTGGCTCCATGCCCGGCAGCACTCGGGCCCGGGCACCGGTTGCAAGAATGATATGCGGTGCGCTCAGTATGAGCTCGCCCTGCTCTGTATTTACCCTCAGTCGCTGTGGCCCATCCAGGCGTGCGTGGCCGTTGAACACCTGGACACGGTGCTTTTTCATCAGTCCGTTGACACCCCGCTGTAGCTGGCTGGCCACATCACGGGAACGCTTGACGATAGCCTCCAGGTTCGGCCTGGCCGGGCCGACCTCAATACCGAAATCGCCCGCACTGTTGAGCAGACGCAATACATCGGCGCTGCGCAACAAGGCCTTGGTCGGAATGCAGCCCCAGTTCAGGCAAACCCCGCCCAGTTGTGCCTTTTCCACCAATGCGGTGCGCAGGCCTAACTGACTGGCGCGGATAGCGGCCACATAACCGCCGGGGCCGCCCCCCACGACGATCAGATCGAATTTCGTATCGCTCATGGGAACTCCCTCAGATCAGCATGCCCAACGGGTTTTCCATCAGGCCCTTGAACACGGCCAGCCATTGCGCAGCCAGCGCGCCATCCACGGCCCGATGATCTACCGACAAGGTGCAGCGCAGTACCGAACCCACCTTCAGCTCCCCGTTTTCAACCACCGGTTTTTGCAGGGTTGCCCCCACGGCCAGAATGGCTGCGTGGGGGGGATTGATAATGGCGCTGAACTGCTCGACGCCAAGCATCCCCAGGTTGCTGATAGTGAAGCTCCCGCCCTGGTACTCCTCGGGCCGTAGACGACCGTCTCGGGCACGCCCGGCGAGTTCGGCCACCTCTGCGCTGATCTGCGACAGGGCCTTGCCATCGGCATTGCGCACCACCGGCGTGATCAAGCCAGTAGCGGTGGCGACCGCCACACAGACGTCCGCCTGGTGGTACTGGCGCAAGGCTGTGTCGGTCCAGGTCACATTCATCGCCGGCACCTGCCTGAGCGCAACCGCCACGGCCTTGACGATAAAATCATTGATCGAGATTTTCTTGGTTGCATGCTGGTTGGCTTGCTCACGCAGGGCCAGCAATCGCTCCATCCGGCATTCCAGCTCAAGATAGAAATGCGGTACCGTCGCCTTGCTCTCCACCAGGCGCCGGGCAATGGTCTTGCGCATGCTGCTGTGGGGGATTTCAGCAAAGTCGACAAGTGCTGCCGGTGTTGCCGCAGTCACTGCACTGGCAACGGTTGCTGACTCAACGTCGCGCTTGACGATACGCCCATTGGGCCCGCTGCCCTTGAGCGACGCCAGCTCAAGCCCCTTGGCTGCTGCCAGCCGGCGAGCCAGAGGGCTGGCGAAAATACGCCGACTGTCCTGCGCAGCCACCGGGGGTGCCTGTTCAGCCCGCGCTTGAGGTGCAGGTGTGTCGTCCACCACCGGTTCGTTGGCCGCCAACGCTGCGCCGGCCTTGGCCAACAGAGCAGCGATATCGACTTGCGTTTCGCCTCTGGCAAACAACACCCCGATGGGTGCCCCTACCTCCACTTCGCGCCCCGGCTCGACCAGGATCTTGCCCAGCACCGCATCTTCTTCGGCTGCCAGCTCGACCAGGGCCTTTTCGGTCTCGATCTCGGCGATGCAATCACCGGCGCAAATGCTGTCGCCTTCTTTGAGGGTCCAGTTCTGGATCGCGGCGTGGGTAGCGTTGGCCGATACCTCTGGCATATGTAAGAGCTTGGCCATCAGGCACTCCGATCGTTGAACAGGTCAGGACGGTAGGCGGCGATATCAGCGTATTCCACCAATTCCAGCACGTTGCCCTCGGGGTCACAGCAGAACAACGCCTTCACATCAGGGCGCAGCTGGATCGGGGCGTCGCCGGCGCAGAACGTTGCGCCGGCACTTTTCAGGTCGGCTACCAAGCTGGCGATGTCTTCGACAATGAACGTCAGGTAGCTCGCATTCTGCCGGTCGAGAATCATCCCCTGCTCAGGCCGGGTCGGCGTTCGCTCAGGCGCCAGCAGCTTGATGCGTTCACCGTAGGGCGTCTGCAAACGCACCACGCTGTAACCGCCTTCGCTCAGGCCCACCCGCTGCGCGGCCGCAGCCGGCATCTGCACCTGGGCGACGAAGGTAAAACCCAGTACTTGCTGATAAAAGCGGCTGAGTGCCGGCAGATCGACGCAGCAAATACCCACTTCCATGGGAACCAGCATGTTCAGGCTCATTGATGTGCACCTTTTTCACGGATGACCTGTTGCAGGCCTTCGATCACTTCCTCGGTGCGGGCACAGGCGGCGCGCTCCAGGACTTTGGAAATACTCGGCGAACCTTCGCCACCGGTCACACGCTGGATCGGCTGGTCGAGCCAGTCGAAACACCGGCGCTGCAGTTCGTCCGCCAGCCAGCCGCCGTACGACGTGCCCCGGGCGCCCTGCTCGACGATCAGCACGTTATTGGTCTTGCGAATACTCGCCTCGACCGTGGCCCAGTCAAAGCTGGCACGGTCGAGAAAACGCAGGTCAATGACCTCGGCATCGATCCCGGTCTGCGCCACCGCCTCCAAGGAATGCCCGACCATGCTCAAGTAGGTAAGGATGGTCAGGTCACGCCCTTCGCGGCGCACGGCAGCGGTGCCGAACGGGATCTGATAATCCAGGTCATCCACCGGCACTTCGCCGCTTTGGCTGTACAGATCGACGTGTTCGATCACCAACACCGGGTCCTTGCAGGCCAGCGCGGTGTTCATCAGGCCGATGTAGTCGAACGGCGTTGAGGCCGCAACAATGCGCCAGCCTGGGTTTGTCACGTAGATGCCGGCCGGGTCCATGGAGTGCTGCGAGCCGTAGCCGGTGCCCATGGCGATCTTGGTGCGCAGTACCAGTGGCACGTCACTTTGCCCGCCGAACATATGCCGGGCCTTGCCGATCTGGTTGAACACCTGGTCGGCGGCGACCCACATGAAGTCGGGGTACATGAACTCGACCACCGGTTTGAAGCGCCCGTCCAGGGCCATGCCGCCACCGAGCCCGCAGAAGGCGTTCTCACTGATCGGGGTGCCGAGGATGCGCTCCGGAAAACGCTCTTTCAGGCCGCGAGTAGCGCCGTTGGTCCCCCCTTTGAGGCGGTGTACGTCCTCACCCATGACAACGATGCTGTCGTCCGTTTCCATGCGTCGGTTCATGACATCGGCGATGGCATCGATGAACTTGCGTTGCTCCAGGCCTCCGCGGTAGCTCGATTGCTCACAAGTGCGGGCGTCGGCCAGCTCGCTGAGGTCGCCACGAATACCGACGTCGCGAAAGTCCGGCGAAGGCCACAACTCGGGACGAATTCGGCGCTTGCCCGGCTTGCCGTTAGGGTCGGCTTCCAGCAATGCCGCAGCCGCCTGGGCCATTGCCAGCTTGATGGTTTCGCGCAGGTCGGCCAGGCCAGCATCGTCAATCAGCTCGCGCTTTTTCATTTCCCGGGCCAGGCGCTCAAGCGGATCACGGGCACGCCAGCTCTGCTCCTCCTCCTTGCTGCGATAGCCGAATGCACTGCCGGGGAACGGGCCGTTCTGATGGAAGAAGCGGTACACATCCGCCTCGATGACCGTCGGGCCGTTACCGGCACGCATATGCGCCAGCGCTTGCTGCATGGCCAGGTAAACCGCCAGCGGGTCCATGCCGTCGACTTTCCAACTCGGGATATTGAAGCCCAGCCCACGCGCCGACAGGCGCGGTTCGGCAGTGGCTTCGTCAACCGTCGTGGACACCGCGTACAGGTTGTTCTCGATAAAGAAGCACAGCGGTAGTTTCCAGGCAGCCGCCAGGTTCATGGTCTCCAGCACCGAACCGATGTTCACCGCGCCATCACCGAAATAGGTGACCGCCACGGTGTCGGTCTGGGCATGCCGGTGGGCCCAGGCTGCCCCGGCCGCCAGCGGCACACCGCCGCCGACGATGGCGTTGGTACCCAGGGCGCCAGCCTCGGCCCACTGCAGGTGCATCGAGCCGCCACGGCCTTTGCAGAACCCTTGGGCCAAGCCAAGGATTTCCGCCAGGGTACGTTGCAGCAAATCCTGAATCGGGGCGTTGATCGGTGCTTTCGGGTCGATACCCTCGGGCATCAGGTACACCAGCGCCTTGGCCAGGAACTGGTGGTGGCCCCGGTGCGAACCATTGACTTCATCCGCCGCGCCCAGCGCAACAATAGAGCCGGCTGCGCCCCCTTCCTGACCGATGCTCGAATGCGCAGGCCCATGCACCAGGCCTTCACCGGCCAGTTCCAGCACGGTCTCCTCAAAGGCGCGAATCAGGTGCAACTGGCTGAGCAGAGTACCCAGCAACGCAGGGTCGGCCTGCTTCCAGTCGGTGTCGGTGGTACTGAGCTCAACCCACGGCGACGCCGGCGACAAGGCAACACTTTTCGGCATTTCACTTCTCCACAAATGACTCAATCAACAGGCCACGGCGGCCGGCGCTGCGAGGGCTATCTAGAAGCCGTTGGCGGTCCAGCCGCCGTCCGACACGTAAATTTGCCCCGTGATGAAGGTCGCGCTGCTCGACGCCAGGAACAGCGCCAGCTC
The sequence above is drawn from the Pseudomonas putida genome and encodes:
- a CDS encoding VOC family protein; translation: MSLNMLVPMEVGICCVDLPALSRFYQQVLGFTFVAQVQMPAAAAQRVGLSEGGYSVVRLQTPYGERIKLLAPERTPTRPEQGMILDRQNASYLTFIVEDIASLVADLKSAGATFCAGDAPIQLRPDVKALFCCDPEGNVLELVEYADIAAYRPDLFNDRSA
- a CDS encoding thiamine pyrophosphate-dependent enzyme, which produces MPKSVALSPASPWVELSTTDTDWKQADPALLGTLLSQLHLIRAFEETVLELAGEGLVHGPAHSSIGQEGGAAGSIVALGAADEVNGSHRGHHQFLAKALVYLMPEGIDPKAPINAPIQDLLQRTLAEILGLAQGFCKGRGGSMHLQWAEAGALGTNAIVGGGVPLAAGAAWAHRHAQTDTVAVTYFGDGAVNIGSVLETMNLAAAWKLPLCFFIENNLYAVSTTVDEATAEPRLSARGLGFNIPSWKVDGMDPLAVYLAMQQALAHMRAGNGPTVIEADVYRFFHQNGPFPGSAFGYRSKEEEQSWRARDPLERLAREMKKRELIDDAGLADLRETIKLAMAQAAAALLEADPNGKPGKRRIRPELWPSPDFRDVGIRGDLSELADARTCEQSSYRGGLEQRKFIDAIADVMNRRMETDDSIVVMGEDVHRLKGGTNGATRGLKERFPERILGTPISENAFCGLGGGMALDGRFKPVVEFMYPDFMWVAADQVFNQIGKARHMFGGQSDVPLVLRTKIAMGTGYGSQHSMDPAGIYVTNPGWRIVAASTPFDYIGLMNTALACKDPVLVIEHVDLYSQSGEVPVDDLDYQIPFGTAAVRREGRDLTILTYLSMVGHSLEAVAQTGIDAEVIDLRFLDRASFDWATVEASIRKTNNVLIVEQGARGTSYGGWLADELQRRCFDWLDQPIQRVTGGEGSPSISKVLERAACARTEEVIEGLQQVIREKGAHQ
- a CDS encoding pyruvate dehydrogenase complex dihydrolipoamide acetyltransferase produces the protein MAKLLHMPEVSANATHAAIQNWTLKEGDSICAGDCIAEIETEKALVELAAEEDAVLGKILVEPGREVEVGAPIGVLFARGETQVDIAALLAKAGAALAANEPVVDDTPAPQARAEQAPPVAAQDSRRIFASPLARRLAAAKGLELASLKGSGPNGRIVKRDVESATVASAVTAATPAALVDFAEIPHSSMRKTIARRLVESKATVPHFYLELECRMERLLALREQANQHATKKISINDFIVKAVAVALRQVPAMNVTWTDTALRQYHQADVCVAVATATGLITPVVRNADGKALSQISAEVAELAGRARDGRLRPEEYQGGSFTISNLGMLGVEQFSAIINPPHAAILAVGATLQKPVVENGELKVGSVLRCTLSVDHRAVDGALAAQWLAVFKGLMENPLGMLI